CGTCTGTACCTGCCTGAGCTGCCGATTGACGACTTCCTCGGTTCCGTGGCCGCGCTGGTCAAGCGCGACGCCAACTGGGTGCCGTCCCGCCGCGAGTACACGCTGTACATGCGTCCGTTCATGTTCGCTTCCGAGCCTTTCCTCGGCGTGCGCGCTCCGCAGGAAGTCGACTACTGCGTGATCGCTTCCCCGTCCGGCCCGTACTTCCCGGGCGGCGTCAAGCCCGTGAGCATCTGGGTCGAAGACAAGTGGTTCCGTACCGGCCCTGGCGGCACTGGTTTCGCCAAGTGCGGTGGCAACTACGCCGCCTCCCTGCTCGGTGAGTATAAGGGTATCGAGAACGGCTGCGAGCAGGTCTGCTTCGTGGACGCCGCCACCAAGACCTACCTCGAAGAGCTCGGCGGCATGAACATGATGGCCGTGCACAAGGATGGCCACGTGGAGACCCCGTCCCTGACCGGTAACATTCTGCCGGGTGTGACCCGTCGCTCCCTGATTCAGCTGCTGCAGGACAAGGGCCACGACGTAGTCGAGACCATGATCGCCCTCGACCAGCTGCTCGAGGACATCAAGTCCGGCGAAGTCACCGAGGTGTTCGCTTGCGGTACCGCCGCCATCATCACCCCGATCGGTCGCTTCAAGTCCGAGAAGTTCGATGTCACCGTCGCCGACGGCGGCTCCGGCGAGCTGACCGTTGCCCTGCGTGACGAACTGCTCGGCATCCAGCTTGGTGAGGTCGAAGACCCGCACAACTGGATGTGGAAGGTGTGCTGAAACAGCGCATTTTATTTCTGACTAAGACCCCTTGGAACAGCAACAATTCCAAGGGGTCTTGGCGTATTTAGAATATTCTGTATCTGGAGAGATTCAGATGAGGGAAGCAATATTTCGCAACAAATAATATGATTTAGGTTTCTGTGCGTTGCGGAGGCTTGTTCTGGTGCGTCCAGATGAGAAAAGGAGCAAAAAGCTATGAGTAAGATCAGTGGCGAGACTGGATACCATAACTCAGACTATCGTCTACCGGGAGGCTTCGAACACTGCTCGAAGTTGAAGCCGGTGGTTGAGGCAGCGACGGCGTTGGACCGGGTCAAGGCTGTGGTGGATGTGCTGTATTCGCCGGGCGGTTGCCCGTGGGATGGCAAGCAGACGAATGAGTCGCTGCTCAAGAATCTGCTCGAAGAAACTTACGAATACATTGACGCGGTGGAAACTCACGACCGCGACAATATGCGCGAGGAACTGGGTGATGTGTTGTTGCAATCCGTGTTTCAGGCACGTGTCTGTGAATCGGATGCTGAGGATCCGTTCGATATTGATGAGGTTGCCGACCGTCTGGTGAACAAGCTCATTACCCGTCATCCGCACGTGTTTGCTGCTGATGATGTTGCTGATTCCTCTGATGCTGATGGCAATGGTGGGGAAGCAGCCTCCCAATCCGAATCCCCGGAAGCCGTGCTGGCACTGTGGGAAAAGATGAAGCAGCAGGAGAAGCATCGTAAATCTGTATTAGAAGGTATTTCTCGGGCTCAAGGTGCATTGCCGCGTGCCGCCAAGGTAGTCTCGCGCATCTCCAAATCACCGAATGCTGATGAATTGTTCGCTGCATTTGTTGATTCGTCTTCGGCTAGCACGCAGCAAGATGTCGAGCAGACCCAAGCGGCAAATCAATCCGAATCGAACGGAGGCAATTCCGTTGAACGGGGAAAGGCCGATGCCTACGCGGATGAAATTTTTGCTATCGTGCGCGAGGCCCGTACCGACGGTATCGATATCGAGGCAGCGCTGCGCAACCGCTTGCGTGATATCGAAGAAAAAGTTGCCTTGATCGAATCAGAAATCAACAACGGTTAAGTCGTGATTGGCTTTTGATTTTGATTAATTCACCTAGCGGTGCCTTTCTGCCAAAGACTGGCATGTTAGCACCGCTATACATGCCTCAATGGTGCTAACTTGTCAGTGCTTGGCAGTTTGGCATTATTGCGAACCT
This sequence is a window from Bifidobacterium breve DSM 20213 = JCM 1192. Protein-coding genes within it:
- a CDS encoding branched-chain amino acid aminotransferase, with protein sequence MTENTHHDPAALDKLTEPFTVLPNDNPASDEKRQSLIDKPAFGQVFSDNMTHMTWTKGEGWSDRRVEPYAPLKMDPGASVLHYAQECFEGLKAYRHADGSTWLFRPDANAERFQNSAKRLYLPELPIDDFLGSVAALVKRDANWVPSRREYTLYMRPFMFASEPFLGVRAPQEVDYCVIASPSGPYFPGGVKPVSIWVEDKWFRTGPGGTGFAKCGGNYAASLLGEYKGIENGCEQVCFVDAATKTYLEELGGMNMMAVHKDGHVETPSLTGNILPGVTRRSLIQLLQDKGHDVVETMIALDQLLEDIKSGEVTEVFACGTAAIITPIGRFKSEKFDVTVADGGSGELTVALRDELLGIQLGEVEDPHNWMWKVC
- a CDS encoding MazG family protein; this translates as MSKISGETGYHNSDYRLPGGFEHCSKLKPVVEAATALDRVKAVVDVLYSPGGCPWDGKQTNESLLKNLLEETYEYIDAVETHDRDNMREELGDVLLQSVFQARVCESDAEDPFDIDEVADRLVNKLITRHPHVFAADDVADSSDADGNGGEAASQSESPEAVLALWEKMKQQEKHRKSVLEGISRAQGALPRAAKVVSRISKSPNADELFAAFVDSSSASTQQDVEQTQAANQSESNGGNSVERGKADAYADEIFAIVREARTDGIDIEAALRNRLRDIEEKVALIESEINNG